Proteins encoded by one window of Cydia fagiglandana chromosome Z, ilCydFagi1.1, whole genome shotgun sequence:
- the LOC134678237 gene encoding TBC1 domain family member 13-like, producing MLRYSTLERRGLGVAKLSNEIRRSDSQPSGDYEPLNEGCEAHWEVVERMLFLYAKLNPGQGYVQGMNEIIGPIYHTFATDPNSEYRQHAEADCFFCFTNLMSEIRDFFIRTLDETESGINYMMNRLCDCVKKNGPQVWHRMEVQELKPQYYSFRWITLLLSQEFSLPDVERLWDSLFADPMRFDFLIYICCAMILLVEDSLLKGDFASNVKLLQNFPPMDVSLILNRAVEISHR from the exons ATGCTGAGGTACTCTACTCTTGAAAGAAGAGGCCTGGGAGTGGCTAAG CTGAGTAACGAGATCCGGCGATCAGACAGCCAGCCCTCCGGCGACTACGAGCCGCTGAACGAGGGCTGCGAGGCGCACTGGGAGGTCGTGGAGCGCATGCTGTTCCTCTACGCCAAGCTAAACCCCGGCCAGGGCTATGTGCAGGGCATGAACGAGATCATAGGGCCCATTTACCACACATTCGCGACTGACCCCAATTCTGAATACCGAC aacATGCTGAAGCAGACTGCTTCTTTTGCTTTACCAACTTGATGTCCGAAATTCGTGACTTTTTCATTCGCACCCTCGATGAGACTGAAAGTGGCATTAACTACATGATGAACCGACTCTGTGACTGTGTGAAAAAGAATGGGCCCCAAGTTTGGCATCGAATGGAAGTGCAGGAGCTTAAACCCCAATACTATAGCTTCCG gtggataaCCTTACTGCTGTCTCAAGAGTTTTCTCTGCCAGACGTAGAAAGACTGTGGGATTCCTTATTCGCAGACCCGATGAGATTTGATTTTCTTATATACATTTGCTGTGCCATGATTTT ACTCGTGGAAGACAGTTTGCTCAAGGGTGACTTCGCGTCAAACGTCAAACTGCTCCAAAACTTCCCGCCCATGGACGTCTCGCTTATACTGAACAGGGCTGTTGAGATATCGCACAGATAA
- the LOC134678238 gene encoding TBC1 domain family member 13-like — MSLHKARIKLFEEMLDNEVIDISSLRKLAFNGIPDDKGLRSLVWKILLHYVPQEKNIRETTLVNKRQLYKQYINEIIVSPGGPSDHPLNISPDSSWSTYFKDNEVLLQIDKDVRRLCPDISFFQSATEFPCPEIVNSNGVKRLHKRVEQSMLRYSTLERRGLGVAKLSNEIRRSDSQPSGDYEPLNEGCEAHWEVVERMLFLYAKLNPGQGYVQGMNEIIGPIYHTFATDPNSEYRQHAEADCFFCFTNLMSEIRDFFIRTLDETESGINYMMNRLCDCVKKNGPQVWHRMEVQELKPQYYSFRWITLLLSQEFSLPDVERLWDSLFADPMRFDFLIYICCAMILLVEDSLLKGDFASNVKLLQNFPPMDVSLILNRAVEISHR; from the exons ATGAGTTTACATAAAGCAAG GATTAAACTTTTTGAAGAGATGTTGGATAACGAAGTGATTGACATCAGCTCTCTAAGAAAGTTAGCTTTCAATG GTATACCAGATGATAAAGGCTTACGGTCCCTTGTGTGGAAGATATTATTGCACTATGTACcgcaagaaaaaaatattagagaaacAACTCTAGTTAATAAACGACAGCTATACAAGCAatacataa atgAGATCATAGTATCACCAGGAGGGCCCAGTGATCATCCCTTGAACATCAGTCCGGACAGCTCCTGGAGCACCTACTTCAAAGACAATGAAGTCTTGTTACAAATTGATAAGGATGTTCGGCGCTTGTGTCCAGATATATCATTCTTTCAGTCGGCTACTGAATTCCCATGTCCAGAG ATTGTAAACAGCAATGGAGTGAAAAGACTGCACAAAAGAGTAGAACAATCCATGCTGAGGTACTCTACTCTTGAAAGAAGAGGCCTGGGAGTGGCTAAG CTGAGTAACGAGATCCGGCGATCAGACAGCCAGCCCTCCGGCGACTACGAGCCGCTGAACGAGGGCTGCGAGGCGCACTGGGAGGTCGTGGAGCGCATGCTGTTCCTCTACGCCAAGCTAAACCCCGGCCAGGGCTATGTGCAGGGCATGAACGAGATCATAGGGCCCATTTACCACACATTCGCGACTGACCCCAATTCTGAATACCGAC aacATGCTGAAGCAGACTGCTTCTTTTGCTTTACCAACTTGATGTCCGAAATTCGTGACTTTTTCATTCGCACCCTCGATGAGACTGAAAGTGGCATTAACTACATGATGAACCGACTCTGTGACTGTGTGAAAAAGAATGGGCCCCAAGTTTGGCATCGAATGGAAGTGCAGGAGCTTAAACCCCAATACTATAGCTTCCG gtggataaCCTTACTGCTGTCTCAAGAGTTTTCTCTGCCAGACGTAGAAAGACTGTGGGATTCCTTATTCGCAGACCCGATGAGATTTGATTTTCTTATATACATTTGCTGTGCCATGATTTT ACTCGTGGAAGACAGTTTGCTCAAGGGTGACTTCGCGTCAAACGTCAAACTGCTCCAAAACTTCCCGCCCATGGACGTCTCGCTTATACTGAACAGGGCTGTTGAGATATCGCACAGATAA
- the LOC134678538 gene encoding venom allergen 5.01-like encodes MRITLFILEYFILGNAFGEIMNTTKLIDYCAHPQCSMKNQHTMCVATKRVSGRLYASGMTTWMRYQLLLLHNRHRDNVAMGLDPGQPPAANMRKMYWDYELEEMAELWARQCQKRHDECRNTFRFNVLQNMDVRPVVVKMTQAQLLADAVDAWFSGSRVLPQENIWSFKLTNCSASGGCNSHWYSAAAWASTWRVGCSQALCTLRARSCAVFRNRRRSDTKYQQSPNVTRTTTRENLLRRTKYMTEASKSKHHFKDFSSMSSTEVSPLHRGVLEFAKRAQGEPKIMAYTFCNYGPAGNIEGFPIYMSGIPCSRCPPGTRCGDRTHRALCTVHNDPDI; translated from the coding sequence ATGCGTATTACGTTGTTTATTTTagagtattttattttaggaaATGCATTTGGAGAGATTATGAATACAACTAAACTAATAGATTACTGTGCTCATCCTCAATGTTCGATGAAAAACCAGCACACGATGTGTGTAGCAACGAAGAGAGTTAGCGGGCGGCTGTATGCTTCCGGCATGACCACGTGGATGCGCTACCAGCTGTTGCTACTGCACAACCGGCACCGTGACAACGTGGCTATGGGCCTGGACCCCGGCCAGCCCCCCGCCGCCAACATGCGCAAAATGTACTGGGACTACGAGCTCGAGGAGATGGCTGAACTCTGGGCGAGGCAATGCCAGAAAAGGCACGACGAATGTAGAAATACCTTCCGATTTAATGTTCTTCAAAACATGGATGTCCGACCTGTAGTCGTTAAGATGACACAAGCACAATTGCTAGCAGATGCGGTTGACGCTTGGTTTTCAGGTTCGAGGGTTTTACCTCAAGAAAATATTTGGTCCTTTAAACTTACCAACTGTAGTGCTTCAGGTGGATGCAATTCCCACTGGTATTCAGCCGCGGCGTGGGCGTCTACATGGCGCGTGGGTTGTTCCCAAGCACTTTGTACATTAAGAGCGCGTTCTTGTGCTGTGTTTCGCAATCGTCGACGTAGTGATACAAAGTATCAGCAATCGCCGAATGTGACTCGAACAACAACAAGGGAGAATTTATTGCGCAGAACAAAGTACATGACCGAGGCGTCGAAAAGTAAACATCATTTCAAAGACTTTTCTTCTATGTCAAGTACGGAGGTATCCCCGCTGCATCGGGGAGTTCTCGAATTCGCTAAGAGAGCTCAAGGAGAGCCTAAAATTATGGCTTatacattttgtaattatggACCGGCTGGGAATATTGAGGGTTTTCCGATTTACATGAGCGGGATACCCTGCAGTCGCTGCCCGCCCGGCACGCGCTGCGGCGATCGTACGCACCGTGCCCTGTGCACCGTTCATAACGATCCTGATATATGA